Proteins encoded by one window of Vanacampus margaritifer isolate UIUO_Vmar chromosome 17, RoL_Vmar_1.0, whole genome shotgun sequence:
- the LOC144037862 gene encoding zymogen granule membrane protein 16-like: MHKIVIATIGIFSVFHFAKAEQYAFSQPVGPGGGQSFSLSGDGSITAVRLWEFFNNRVAGIQFRYGYTWSPVIGLAVGAPKEIELFKDEVIIQISGKYTGHIQSLVFITNKCRRLQAGQPGGHSFNMYAPSMETELLLVSGQIKGGSIITFFGAHWGTSQYSLKF, from the exons ATGCATAAAATCGTGATCGCCACGATTGGTATCTTCAGTGTTTTTCACTTCG CGAAGGCTGAGCAGTACGCCTTTTCGCAGCCTGTCGGCCCCGGAGGTGGCCAATCATTCTCTCTTAGTGGAGACGGGTCCATAACAGCTGTGAGGTTATGGGAATTTTTTAACAACCGCGTTGCAGG GATCCAGTTCCGCTATGGTTATACATGGTCACCTGTAATTGGATTGGCAGTTGGAGCACCCAAGGAGATTGAGTTGTTCAAGGATGAAGTCATAATCCAGATTTCTGGAAAATACACAGGACACATTCAATCACTTGTGTTCATTACCAATAAATGCCGAAGACTGCAAGCAGGACAGCCGGGCGGCCATTCCTTCAACATGTATGCCCCCAGCATGGAGACTGAGCTGCTCCTCGTCAGTGGCCAAATCAAAGGAGGAAGCATTATCACATTCTTTGGGGCACATTGGGGCACATCTCAATATTccttaaaattttaa
- the LOC144037830 gene encoding zymogen granule membrane protein 16-like has product MILLVFIGFLSITALADDSTDSQSYSFSPHVGSGLGLSYALTGNGRITGVRVWEAYNNFIYGLQLRFGYTWNRPIGYQYGHILEINLFDDEAIVELSGKYAHYIQSLVFTTNLGRSLHAGQPRGHSFNMHPITEKAELRFISGRFHGAITSIGAHWAVVSEPYGTNRKYV; this is encoded by the exons ATGATTTTACTGGTCTTCATCGGATTTCTCTCAATAACTGCTTTGGCTGACG ACTCGACTGACTCTCAGTCCTACTCTTTCTCCCCTCATGTGGGCTCGGGACTGGGCCTCTCATATGCGCTCACCGGCAATGGGAGGATTACAGGTGTGCGAGTATGGGAGGCCTATAACAACTTCATCTATGG GCTTCAACTTCGCTTCGGCTACACCTGGAACAGACCAATAGGATACCAGTATGGCCATATCCTGGAGATAAACTTGTTTGACGACGAGGCCATTGTGGAGCTCTCCGGAAAATATGCACACTACATTCAGTCTCTGGTGTTCACTACCAACCTGGGCCGTTCCTTGCACGCGGGCCAGCCTCGTGGGCATTCGTTCAACATGCACCCCATCACAGAGAAGGCAGAGCTGCGATTCATCAGCGGCAGGTTCCACGGTGCCATCACCTCCATTGGGGCACACTGGGCTGTTGTTTCGGAACCTTATGGAACAAATCGCAAATACGTGTAA
- the LOC144037831 gene encoding zymogen granule membrane protein 16-like, giving the protein MFLLVFSVLLSTIFADELPGAQYYSYSKQIGAGSGGSYVINGNGRITGVRIWEAYNNYIFGLQLRYDYTWTNVMGTRRGQMQQILLFDDETIVQISGKYAHFIQSLVFTTNLGRSLHAGQPRGHSFNMYANTKKAELRFISGRAHGAITSIGAHWAVVSETYLKKGKYV; this is encoded by the exons aTGTTTTTACTTGTCTTTTCCGTTCTCCTCTCAACTATTTTCGCTGATG AATTGCCTGGCGCCCAATACTACTCGTACTCTAAACAGATTGGCGCTGGATCAGGAGGCTCGTATGTTATCAACGGCAATGGGAGGATCACCGGTGTACGAATATGGGAGGCATATAACAACTACATCTTTGG CCTCCAGCTACGGTATGACTACACGTGGACCAATGTGATGGGCACCCGGAGAGGCCAAATGCAGCAAATACTGTTGTTTGATGATGAGACCATTGTGCAGATCTCAGGAAAATATGCACACTTCATTCAGTCTCTGGTGTTCACTACCAACCTGGGCCGTTCCTTGCACGCGGGCCAGCCTCGTGGGCATTCGTTCAACATGTACGCCAACACAAAGAAAGCTGAGCTGCGATTCATCAGCGGCAGGGCCCACGGTGCCATCACCTCCATTGGGGCACACTGGGCTGTTGTTTCTGAAACTTATTTGAAAAAGGGCAAATACGTGTAA
- the LOC144037511 gene encoding zymogen granule membrane protein 16-like has translation MFLLVFSVLLSTIFADELPGAQYYSYSKQIGAGSGGSYVINGNGRITGVRIWEAYNNYIFGLQLRYDYTWTNVMGTRRGQMQQILLFDDETIVQISGKYAHFIQSLVFTTNLGRSLHAGQPSGHSFNMYANTKKAELRFISGRAHGAITSIGAHWAVVSETYLEKGK, from the exons aTGTTTTTACTTGTCTTTTCCGTTCTCCTCTCAACTATTTTCGCTGATG AATTGCCTGGCGCCCAATACTACTCGTACTCTAAACAGATTGGCGCTGGATCAGGAGGCTCGTATGTTATCAACGGCAATGGGAGGATCACCGGTGTACGAATATGGGAGGCATATAACAACTACATCTTTGG CCTCCAGCTACGGTATGACTACACGTGGACCAATGTGATGGGCACCCGGAGAGGCCAAATGCAGCAAATACTGTTGTTTGATGATGAGACCATTGTGCAGATCTCAGGAAAATATGCACACTTCATTCAGTCTCTGGTGTTCACTACCAACCTGGGCCGTTCCTTGCACGCGGGCCAGCCTAGTGGGCATTCGTTCAACATGTACGCCAACACAAAGAAGGCTGAGCTGCGATTCATCAGCGGCAGGGCCCACGGTGCCATCACCTCCATTGGGGCCCACTGGGCTGTTGTTTCTGAAACTTATTTGGAAAAGGGCAAATAA